From Sphingomonas hengshuiensis, one genomic window encodes:
- a CDS encoding TonB-dependent receptor, protein MSVTAVASAIALTALPASAQQAPASPDSEAAANTSDTDATGGEIVVTASKRVATTVQDTPISVQALSGADLKERGAIDFADFYRSVPGISVQDEGPGDKRYVIRGINSTGAGTVGLYLDEVVITGENAQDGSGQAPDIKLFDIDRVEVLRGPQGTTFGASSMAGTIRYITAKPKLDEWTGYVQSALRSTRGADLGLQTDGAINIPVVSGVFALRASGFYADLPGYIDNRVQDGANAEKSKAARLQARLQITPDLTLDGMAMYQKVHQDAKNFFNRVDFAGQPLTGARYQQADVARAPYDDESEIYNATLTYVQPFGTITATGSRIVRDTDFNRDASLAAQAYFALPFATTGRSLLNQVKHRKVDSGELRFASDFGGPFQILAGAFFQNENRFYRSSWPTVNAQGVVDSASRLLLDRTVATEIKEKALFGEVSYAFIPSLTLTVGARLFDFDLEQRAVAIVAAGGGKGAGAGPLLTTSDNGLIGRFNLAWKVNEQVNAYVQVAQGYRAGGTNDQTAAQLANVTIPDGYGSDSLWNYEVGLKTALLDRRLYLNGALYYIDWSDIQVTDQATAGTVSFPYTGNGGKASVKGAELTLDARPIHGVQLNAGLNYSLAELREDNPVPSTGRSGDRVPYVPKWTGSAGASYSTVIGNSGLQGTIGADASYQGSMATKFNSSIANYRRLGAYWLVGLRAGVSEGPWSVNLNVTNLFDDNTPINYNEIVPGVYPDGYYINRPRTFSLSGLVRF, encoded by the coding sequence TTGTCAGTCACGGCCGTCGCCTCCGCGATCGCGCTCACCGCACTGCCCGCTTCCGCGCAGCAAGCACCGGCTTCGCCGGATTCGGAGGCCGCCGCCAACACGTCCGACACCGACGCGACAGGAGGCGAGATCGTCGTAACTGCGTCCAAGCGAGTCGCCACCACGGTGCAGGACACGCCGATCTCGGTCCAGGCGCTTAGCGGCGCCGACCTCAAGGAGCGCGGCGCGATCGATTTCGCGGATTTTTATCGCAGCGTTCCCGGCATCTCGGTCCAGGACGAGGGCCCCGGCGACAAGCGCTATGTGATCCGCGGCATCAATTCGACCGGCGCCGGTACCGTCGGGCTCTATCTCGATGAAGTCGTCATCACCGGCGAGAACGCGCAGGACGGCTCGGGCCAGGCGCCCGACATCAAGCTGTTCGACATCGACCGAGTCGAAGTGCTGCGCGGGCCGCAGGGCACGACCTTCGGCGCGAGTTCGATGGCGGGCACGATCCGCTACATCACCGCCAAGCCCAAGCTCGACGAATGGACCGGCTATGTCCAATCCGCGCTGCGCTCCACGCGCGGCGCCGATCTGGGGCTCCAGACTGACGGGGCGATCAATATCCCGGTCGTGTCCGGCGTGTTCGCGCTGCGGGCGTCGGGCTTTTACGCCGATCTGCCGGGCTATATCGATAACCGGGTCCAGGACGGCGCCAATGCCGAGAAGAGCAAGGCGGCGCGGCTTCAGGCGCGGCTCCAGATCACGCCCGATCTGACGCTGGACGGGATGGCGATGTACCAGAAGGTGCATCAGGACGCGAAAAACTTCTTCAACCGAGTCGATTTTGCCGGCCAGCCGCTTACCGGCGCGCGCTACCAGCAGGCGGACGTCGCGCGGGCGCCCTATGACGACGAGAGCGAAATCTACAATGCCACGCTGACCTATGTGCAGCCCTTCGGTACGATCACCGCCACCGGCTCGCGCATCGTGCGCGACACGGACTTCAACCGCGATGCGTCGCTTGCCGCGCAAGCCTATTTCGCGCTGCCCTTTGCGACCACCGGTCGTTCGCTGCTGAACCAGGTCAAGCACCGCAAGGTCGACAGCGGCGAACTCCGCTTCGCATCGGACTTTGGCGGGCCGTTCCAGATCCTCGCTGGTGCCTTCTTCCAGAACGAGAACCGGTTCTACCGCAGTTCCTGGCCGACCGTGAACGCACAGGGCGTCGTGGACTCCGCCTCGCGCTTGCTGCTCGATCGCACCGTGGCGACCGAGATCAAGGAAAAGGCGCTGTTCGGCGAGGTCAGCTATGCCTTTATTCCCAGCCTCACCCTGACGGTCGGAGCGCGGCTGTTCGACTTCGACCTGGAACAGCGCGCCGTTGCCATCGTCGCGGCGGGCGGCGGCAAGGGCGCGGGCGCCGGGCCGCTGCTGACGACCAGCGATAACGGCTTGATCGGCCGCTTCAATCTCGCCTGGAAAGTCAACGAGCAGGTAAACGCCTATGTCCAGGTCGCGCAGGGTTACCGCGCGGGCGGCACCAACGATCAGACCGCGGCCCAGCTTGCCAACGTCACCATCCCCGACGGCTATGGCTCGGACTCGCTGTGGAACTACGAAGTCGGCCTGAAGACCGCCCTGCTCGACCGGCGGCTGTATCTGAACGGCGCGCTCTATTATATCGACTGGTCCGATATCCAAGTCACCGACCAGGCGACCGCGGGCACGGTGTCGTTCCCGTACACGGGCAATGGCGGCAAGGCATCGGTGAAGGGCGCGGAGCTGACGCTGGACGCGCGACCGATCCATGGGGTTCAGCTCAATGCGGGACTGAACTACAGCCTTGCCGAGCTTCGCGAGGATAATCCCGTCCCGTCCACCGGCCGCTCGGGCGACCGCGTTCCCTATGTCCCTAAATGGACGGGTTCCGCGGGCGCATCGTATAGCACCGTGATCGGCAATAGCGGGCTGCAAGGGACGATTGGCGCGGATGCGAGCTATCAGGGGTCGATGGCGACGAAGTTCAATTCAAGCATTGCGAATTACCGCCGCCTGGGCGCCTATTGGCTGGTCGGGCTGCGCGCGGGGGTCAGCGAGGGGCCGTGGTCGGTCAATCTCAACGTCACCAATTTGTTCGATGACAACACGCCGATCAACTACAATGAAATCGTCCCCGGCGTGTATCCCGACGGCTATTATATCAACCGGCCGCGGACCTTCAGCCTCTCCGGCCTTGTGCGGTTCTGA
- a CDS encoding glycoside hydrolase family 3 C-terminal domain-containing protein — translation MPLNPRSAILRRRRRRGPGVRAVEVAASIAFAIAAPAAGQERDHPWADPTRPAEERARLVVAAMTPDEKLALLQGDTVLDENGTGVNPCVGHISAIPRLGLPALCMGDGPAGVGNGLDKVTQFPAPIMGAASWNVELMARYGAALGAEHAAKGRNVVLAPTINIIRTPKWGRTAESLSEDPYLTAVLGSAITRGIQSNGVIATPKHFAANNQEWLRLGDAPDYAAIDAHVSPRALHEIYFPAFESVVKTAGAGSIMCAYNRVNGRYACENPELLGTLRGWGFDGFVVADWYFAHRSTVASVKAGLDISMPGGPSPFGFAEFYGPPLKQALARGDVAPADIDAMVTRIVTPMFRLGLVDRPVRGSSDADARSPEHLALSEAITEQGTVLLRNENAVLPLAPSLRSIAVIGDDAGANVQTTERYGGFVKNDVVRPGAPLDAIRAALPATTQIRYARGTLGIGALPAVPAAAFRDLKATYYATPDLSGAPVATRAEAMIDAAEAGIPGLPKIWSARWEGTIVPPRAGRYRFSLTGGGEIRLVVDGRPVAVMPKHSFRLVSHGIVDLAAGKPVTVRVDYSNAATISPPELRLGWEVPDTRLIDEAVAAARASDVAVVFVSDHVSEGADRTDLRLPGDQDALIEAVAAANPRTVVVLHTVGPVLMPWRDKVSGILAAWYPGEQAAESIAALLVGRANPSGKLPVTFPADEENGPTDAVERYPGIGTDVRYDEDIFVGYRWYDSKRVKPLYPFGFGLSYTRFGYEGLTVSARPEGGWAVRATVRNTGARDGAEVAQLYIGMPKGSGAPPRQLKGFARVALKAGEAQSVEFTLTDRDLSFWDTASNGWKRPAGRFSIAVGPSSRDLPLKASLDVPAR, via the coding sequence ATGCCCTTGAACCCCCGCTCCGCTATTTTGCGCCGCCGCCGCCGCCGCGGCCCTGGCGTCCGCGCCGTCGAGGTCGCCGCCTCGATCGCGTTCGCCATCGCCGCGCCGGCGGCCGGCCAGGAGCGGGACCATCCCTGGGCCGATCCGACCAGGCCCGCCGAAGAGCGCGCGCGCCTGGTCGTGGCGGCAATGACCCCTGACGAGAAGCTCGCGCTGCTCCAGGGGGATACCGTCCTTGACGAAAATGGCACGGGGGTGAACCCCTGTGTCGGCCATATCAGCGCGATCCCCCGCCTCGGCCTGCCGGCACTGTGCATGGGCGATGGCCCGGCGGGGGTCGGCAACGGGCTGGACAAGGTCACGCAGTTCCCGGCCCCGATCATGGGCGCGGCGAGTTGGAACGTCGAATTGATGGCGCGCTATGGCGCAGCACTGGGCGCAGAGCACGCGGCCAAGGGGCGCAACGTCGTGCTCGCGCCGACCATCAACATCATCCGGACGCCCAAATGGGGCCGTACTGCAGAGAGCCTGAGCGAAGACCCCTATCTGACTGCGGTTCTCGGCAGTGCGATCACGCGGGGCATTCAGAGCAATGGCGTGATCGCGACTCCCAAGCATTTTGCGGCCAACAATCAGGAATGGCTGCGGCTTGGCGACGCGCCGGACTATGCGGCGATCGACGCGCATGTCTCGCCGCGCGCGCTGCACGAAATCTATTTTCCCGCTTTCGAGTCCGTCGTGAAGACTGCGGGCGCCGGCTCGATCATGTGCGCCTATAATCGCGTGAACGGGCGCTATGCCTGCGAGAATCCCGAACTGCTGGGCACGCTGCGCGGGTGGGGCTTTGACGGCTTCGTCGTAGCGGACTGGTATTTCGCGCATCGCAGCACGGTGGCGTCGGTCAAGGCCGGGCTCGACATATCGATGCCGGGCGGCCCGAGCCCGTTCGGCTTCGCCGAATTCTATGGTCCGCCGCTCAAGCAGGCGCTCGCGCGCGGCGACGTTGCGCCCGCCGATATCGATGCAATGGTGACGCGGATCGTGACGCCGATGTTCCGGCTCGGGCTGGTCGATCGACCGGTCCGGGGAAGCAGCGACGCCGATGCGCGCAGCCCTGAGCATCTCGCTTTGTCAGAGGCGATCACCGAGCAGGGGACGGTGCTCCTCCGCAACGAGAATGCGGTGCTTCCGCTGGCGCCGTCGCTTCGGTCAATCGCGGTGATCGGCGACGATGCCGGCGCAAATGTTCAGACCACCGAGCGCTATGGCGGGTTCGTCAAGAACGACGTGGTCAGGCCCGGCGCGCCGCTGGACGCGATCCGGGCGGCGCTGCCCGCGACGACGCAGATCCGCTACGCGCGGGGAACGCTCGGTATCGGGGCGCTGCCGGCGGTTCCGGCGGCGGCGTTCCGCGATCTCAAGGCGACCTATTACGCGACGCCCGACTTGAGCGGCGCGCCCGTCGCCACCCGGGCCGAGGCGATGATCGACGCCGCCGAGGCGGGTATCCCGGGTCTGCCGAAAATCTGGTCCGCCCGGTGGGAGGGCACGATCGTGCCGCCGCGCGCCGGCCGCTACCGTTTCTCGCTGACCGGCGGCGGCGAGATCCGGCTGGTGGTGGACGGGCGACCGGTCGCGGTCATGCCCAAGCATAGCTTCCGCCTGGTGAGCCATGGCATTGTCGATCTCGCCGCGGGCAAGCCGGTGACGGTCCGCGTCGACTATTCGAACGCCGCGACAATCTCGCCGCCCGAATTGCGGCTTGGCTGGGAGGTGCCCGACACGCGCCTGATCGACGAAGCGGTGGCGGCTGCGCGGGCGAGCGACGTTGCGGTGGTGTTCGTGTCGGATCATGTGTCGGAGGGCGCAGACCGCACCGACCTGCGCCTGCCCGGCGACCAGGACGCGCTGATCGAGGCGGTGGCTGCGGCCAATCCGCGTACCGTCGTGGTGCTGCACACGGTAGGTCCCGTCCTGATGCCCTGGCGCGACAAGGTGTCGGGCATCCTCGCGGCATGGTATCCGGGGGAGCAGGCGGCGGAGTCGATCGCGGCGCTGCTCGTCGGGCGCGCCAATCCCTCGGGCAAGCTGCCGGTTACCTTTCCCGCCGACGAGGAAAATGGGCCGACCGATGCGGTGGAACGCTATCCCGGCATCGGTACCGACGTGCGCTACGATGAGGACATCTTCGTCGGATATCGCTGGTATGACAGCAAGCGCGTGAAGCCGCTCTACCCGTTCGGGTTTGGCCTGTCCTATACGCGGTTCGGCTATGAGGGGCTGACCGTGTCGGCGCGGCCCGAGGGCGGCTGGGCCGTGCGCGCGACCGTGCGCAACACTGGGGCCCGCGACGGAGCCGAGGTGGCGCAGCTCTATATCGGCATGCCGAAGGGGAGCGGCGCCCCGCCGCGCCAGCTGAAGGGCTTCGCGCGCGTCGCGCTCAAGGCGGGCGAAGCGCAATCGGTCGAGTTCACGCTGACCGATCGCGATCTGTCGTTCTGGGATACGGCTTCGAATGGATGGAAGCGCCCCGCCGGACGCTTCAGCATCGCCGTCGGCCCGAGTTCGCGCGATCTGCCGCTCAAGGCGAGCCTCGACGTTCCGGCGCGCTGA